A region from the Ptychodera flava strain L36383 chromosome 12, AS_Pfla_20210202, whole genome shotgun sequence genome encodes:
- the LOC139145993 gene encoding uncharacterized protein codes for MQNWVREQIEEASKEVGCERHPDGDYSQSSPEMKAFVDHTYKVFNTGLDRHLFLQEKKEELQSRVNTAEKEVGQMLNNLGGSPMVLPGSRPPLLPIEDKDEKSTATPGTVQMLTRASKRRDRHVLSRNDMPPNCWSPVSETLGRAISSLLRRNPNRLHEVCEKLAGKQLPGGLRQYIWTEVLFKSDKSLLSKEGNIEKLLRNRFAKKVSMGKIDLKLKKATYTPIHGLIWNAIVEMFDSTPSMQAYQKREHMKENANVLNVLYTYNRSYEPYLIQWLFPVQLTFMDRKAEEEKPYELAMYLDLLMTNLFPKWPEVFATAEKTMSRLKIQDPDLQDHLEECALKNVDLILRLSKICFFVSFQQFLVQLIHIEKDKALALGRASPGSETSLKLSKELLADPVIFVRKWMGEGFVGILDGQAVLYVWDQLFMNGWKHDILEDFCFALLLLLKDAFHQANDYHQMKQVFLQQPARLYTADIQRAYLHLRQGGSPSDIPGFNRYRPQGTLFTPGRSREGSKQASPLPPTSKSKHPSRDEARGQLSPGALTDIDPGELKPVGLKHLKMTLVLRHENVQETSDRLSTADKWKRDQMVALSKFDADNVKIAVSVFYGLVKLRTIQTQTKAKTYTPNQDDVKAPKNNTRVFYLEIPDEELLFYNLDPSGFHGARGKHSHPFALIKILYQIPSGSKGSLQTISLGWVKLPLYELKPGAESGRQSKVSLKSSVSQNIKSPWSILADDYKEAILPGPAPENITAIDQQKTYTGQDFLQEGSQLGIRVFDLQVEPPTLREPSPVEEPARAPPPVPQTQPQPQPEQSPPPRAVSPSPSEDFRPRLEGDPWIQQKPSAAVLPAATEPQDGFDLYIDGVQYIPDNSTIIKVTGR; via the exons ATGCAGAACTGGGTCAGAGAACAGATTGAGGAAGCATCTAAAGAAGTTGGATGTGAGAGGCACCCTGATGGAGACTACAGTCAGAGTTCTCCAGAAATGAAGGCATTTGTTGATCACACTTACAAAGTTTTCAATACTGGACTTGATAGACATCTTTTTCTTCAAGAGAAGAAAGAAGAACTG CAATCAAGAGTTAACACAGCTGAGAAAGAAGTTGGACAAATGTTGAACAACCTAGGGGGCTCTCCTATGGTTTTACCAGGGAGTAGACCACCTTTGTTGCCAATTGAAGACAAAGATGAGAAGAGCACAGCTACACCTGGCACTGTCCAGATGTTGACCAGGGCTTCCAAAAGACGAG ATCGGCATGTTCTGAGTCGCAATGACATGCCACCAAACTGCTGGAGTCCAGTCAGTGAGACCCTTGGAAGGGCTATATCATCATTGTTGCGGAGGAATCCTAATCGTCTTCATGAAGTGTGTGAAAAGCTGGCCGGCAAGCAGCTGCCCGGTGGTTTAAGACAGTACATATGGACTGAAGTACTCTTCAAAAGTGACAAAAGTCTGCTGAGCAAAGAGGG AAATATTGAGAAGTTGCTGAGAAACAGATTTGCCAAGAAAGTGTCAATGGGTAAAATAGATCTGAAGTTGAAGAAAGCTACTTACACACCAATCCATGGCTTGATATGGAATGCCATTGTTGAg ATGTTTGACAGCACACCAAGTATGCAGGCTTATCAAAAACGTGAACACATGAAAGAGAACGCCAATGTTCTGAATGTATTGTACACCTACAATAGAAGTTATGAACCCTACCTGATTCAATGGCTTTTCCCTGTTCAGCTGACTTTTATGGATAGAAAAGCAGAAG AAGAGAAACCTTATGAATTGGCAATGTACTTAGATTTACTGATGACCAACTTATTCCCCAAGTGGCCAGAAGTGTTTGCTACGGCTGAGAAAACCATGAGTAGATTGAAGATACAAGACCCAGATCTGCAGGATCACCTTGAAGAGTGTGCCTTGAAGAATGTAGATCTGATCCTAAG GCTTAgcaaaatttgtttctttgtgtCATTTCAGCAATTTCTGGTGCAACTGAttcacattgaaaaagacaagGCCTTGGCTTTGGGAAGAGCATCGCCTGGCTCCGAGACATCTCTCAAGCTTTCCAAAGAACTTCTGGCAGATCCTGTCATATTTGTCAGGAAATGGATGGGAGAG GGTTTTGTTGGCATTTTGGATGGACAAGCAGTCTTGTATGTTTGGGATCAACTCTTTATGAATGGATGGAAGCATGACATACTTGAAGACTTCTGTTTTGCTTTGCTATTGCTCTTGAAGGATGCATTTCACCAAGCTAATGACTACCATCAGATGAAACAG GTGTTCCTACAGCAGCCAGCAAGGTTGTACACGGCAGACATCCAGAGAGCCTACCTTCATCTACGTCAAGGCGGTTCACCGAGTGATATACCAGGATTCAACAGATACAGACCACA GGGTACTTTATTCACCCCTGGGAGGAGCAGAGAAGGCAGCAAGCAAGCCTCACCTTTGCCCCCAACTTCCAAATCAAAACATCCAAGTAGAGATGAGGCTAGAGGTCAGCTGTCACCAGGAGCCCTCACTGACATTGACCCTGGGGAACTCAAGCCAGTTGGATTAAAACACTTGAAGATGACTTTAGTGTTACGACATGAAAATGTACAAGAAACCAGTGACAGACTGAGCACGGCTGATAAATGGAAAAGG GATCAGATGGTAGCACTGTCTAAGTTTGATGCAGACAATGTGAAGATTGCAGTGTCTGTGTTCTATGGCCTTGTCAAGTTGAGGACCATACAGACACAAACCAAAGCAAAGACATACACTCCTAACCAAGATGATGTGAAAGCGCCTAAGAACAACaccagggtgttttatctagaGATACCAGATGAAGAACTACTCTTTTACAATCTGGATCCATCGGGTTTCCATGGTGCACGTGGTAAACACAGCCATCCATTTGCCCTGATAAAGATACTGTACCAAATTCCATCAGGCAGCA AGGGTAGCTTGCAGACCATTTCACTTGGCTGGGTCAAGCTGCCACTCTATGAACTCAAGCCAGGTGCTGAGAGTGGCAGACAATCCAAGGTATCACTGAAAAGCAGTGTCAGTCAAAATATCAAGTCTCCATGGTCCATACTAGCTGATGATTACAAGGAAGCCATCTTGCCAGGACCTGCTCCAGAAAATATCACTGCAATTGACCAGCAGAAAACATACACTGGTCAAG ATTTTCTTCAAGAGGGTTCACAGCTTGGAATTCGAGTGTTTGATCTTCAGGTTGAGCCACCAACATTACGTGAACCTTCACCAGTTGAAGAGCCAGCCAGGGCACCACCACCAGTGCCACAAACCCAACCACAACCCCAACCAGAACAGTCCCCACCACCAAGAGCAGTCAGCCCCTCACCAAG tGAGGATTTCCGTCCAAGACTGGAAGGTGATCCATGGATTCAACAGAAACCCAGTGCCGCTGTGTTGCCGGCAGCTACGGAACCTCAGGATGGCTTTGATCTGTACATTGATGGTGTACAATACATTCCAGACAATTCCACTATCATCAAG GTGACAGGGCGTTGA